The sequence TTCTGCCACGATGTCCGTTCCCCCCTGTGCGGCGTCATCAACATGCTTGAGCTCATCAAGATGAACACCCAGGACAAGGATCGCCTGCACTGGCTGAGCCTGGCGCTTCGATCCAGCAAGGAAATCCTCACCCTTGTCAACGACGTGGGCGACGTGGAGAACCTGCGCCAGGGCAGGCTGCAACTGCGGCCGCAACCCTTCGCCCCGCAGGAGATGGTTGGCGAGTTGGTCAGGGACGCCACCCTCAAAGGAGCGGAAAAGGGCGTGGAGGTCCGCCTGGAGTCCAAAGGCCTGCCGCCCCTGGTGGAAGGTGACCGGCGGCGTCTGGCGGACATTCTGGAGGTGCTGCTGGACAAGGCGCTGCTCACCGCGGAGGAGCGGGTGCTGCTACGCGTGGAGGCCAAACCCGTGAAGCAGAACGGCAAGAAGCGGACCCGGACGTATGGCTTCCGCTTCGAGGCGGTGGACCGGCGGCTGCTGGACGAGGGCGTGGAGGAGTGGCTGCACTTCGACCCCTACACCCACATGGCCGAGATAATGAACCCCATGTCCCCCAAACGGGATTTCTCAATGGTCAAGGCCTGCATGCTGGCGCGAATGCACGAGGGCGAACTGTTGGTGGCCAGCCCGGACGGGCGCGGCGGTGGCCTGCTCGAGGTGGATCTTTCCGCGCCGAGGCACTGAGACCGAAAGAAGGCCGGTACGGCCACGCGACGATACCGGGCCGCCCCTTCCGGCGAAGGGGCGGCCCGTTCGTTTGGGCTATTGCTCCAGCAGCTTGTCCACCCTGGCCCGGCGACGCAGTTCCTCGGCGCGCTGCTCGATGTAGTTGTTGTCGCGCACCATCTCGCTCCAGCCGTACCACAAGGCGTAGTCAGGGTTGATGTGGAAGGCGCCCTGGAAGGTGCGCATGCGGTGCTTGAGGAACATCAGCCACAGGCGCGTCTCGATCTCCGTGGGCGCGTCGTGGAAGGTCAGCAGGTCGGGGTAGGCGTACTTGTAGCTGTCCGGCTTTTTCAGGATGCCGTCCTCGTACAGCCCGGCCACCACGCGGATGGACTCGGCCAGCAGGTCGTCGGCGATGCGGATCATGTCGTCGCCGCGCCGCAGCT is a genomic window of Desulfohalovibrio reitneri containing:
- a CDS encoding sensor histidine kinase, translating into MSGDQEMVKTIGNFWEKTEPDEGQTNYSSVLLKRFCHDVRSPLCGVINMLELIKMNTQDKDRLHWLSLALRSSKEILTLVNDVGDVENLRQGRLQLRPQPFAPQEMVGELVRDATLKGAEKGVEVRLESKGLPPLVEGDRRRLADILEVLLDKALLTAEERVLLRVEAKPVKQNGKKRTRTYGFRFEAVDRRLLDEGVEEWLHFDPYTHMAEIMNPMSPKRDFSMVKACMLARMHEGELLVASPDGRGGGLLEVDLSAPRH